GCTCCGTCCTGTAGGCGGTTGGCTAGCGGACAAATTCCAGCCATTATTCCTATTGATGGGTGCGTTTGCCGGTCTGACATTAGCGGCCATCGTATTGGCATTCTCGCCTGGCATCGAGCTTTATACGGTCGGCAGCATACTGATTGCAGCTATGGCAGGAATCGGCAACGGCGTCATCTTCAAGCTCGTTCCGTTTTATTTCAATAAACAAGCGGGGATTGTGAATGGAATCGTCTCGATGATGGGCGGATTAGGCGGGTTTTTCCCTCCTTTATTGCTCGCAACCATACACTCCATTACTGGTTCCTATTCAATCGGTTTCATGGCGTTCTCCCAAGTCGCACTTGTAAGCCTTGTCCTCGTTGTCTGGCTATATTATATGGATCGGGTGTCGCTCGCGAAGGAAGTGTTCGATTCGACGGGGCAAGGGATTCTCGTTACGAATCCGAAAGGTACTATTTTGTCAGTAAATCCTGCATTTACTAAACTTACAGGCTATACTGAAGAAGAAGTAATCGGCAGCAATCCGAATGTGCTCAGCTCCGGAAGGCAGTCCAAACAATTTTACACAACCATGTGGAGCATCATTGGCGAAGAGGGATCATGGCAAGGTGAAATCTGGAACAAGCGGAAAGACGGAACGGAGTATTTGGAACTGTTGACGATTAATGCAGTCAAAAACAATTCAGGTGAAGTCGAACGGTATGTCGGTACATTCAGTGACATAACACCTCAACGAGAGGGCGCCCGGTCGCACTGACCGGAAGCCATCAAAAGCGGAAGCGGCCTGCCTAGATGCGACAGGCATAAGACGGCCATGCGAAACGGCGCTTTTTGCCGTGCAGCATGGCTGACTTATGACCCAAGCATCTGGCCGCTGGAGCTAGACGATTCAAAAGCGGAAGCGGCCTGCCTTATGACCCCCGAGTGTATGGGCGCCGGAGTTGGATGATAGCTAGAAGATTGAATCTGGAAGGAGATAGTTAGGGTGGGAACGAGATATTCGCGTCAGACGCTTTTCAAGCCGATCGGCGAAGAAGGACAAGAACGATTGAAAAAAGCACATGTACTCGTCATCGGCTGCGGGGCGCTCGGTTCCCCCATCTCCGAGACATTAGTCAGGGCAGGCGTCGGCAAGCTAACAATTGCGGACCGCGATTACGTGGAAATGTCCAATTTGCAAAGGCAGCAATTGTTCACCGAACAGGACGCTTTGGACGGCGTGCCGAAAGTCGTCGCCGCAGAACGTCGGCTGAAAGAGATTCGACAAGACGTTGATATCCGGACAGTGCTCGATCATGTGGACGCTGCATTGCTTGAAGAGCTGGCGGAAGAAGCCGATCTGATCATGGACGCGACGGACAACTTTGAAACAAGGCTTCTCATGAACGATGTCGCTTGGAAGAAGGGGATCCCTTGGATTCACGGTGCATGCGTCGGGAGCTCGGGCACTGTATTTCCGTTCATCCCGGGTCGGTCGGCGTGTTTCCGTTGTTTGCTGCCGGTCCTCCCTTCGGTCAATGAAACATGCGATACGGCGGGCATTATTGCACCTGCTGTCCAGATCGTTGCGGCGAGGCAGTCCGCGGAAGCATTGAAATGGTTGACGGGCAACAGGGATGCGATGATGACAAAGCTATTGCACGTTGATGTTTGGAATAATACACAAGCGGAGGCTGGCATCTCTCGGATACGGAATGCCCACTGCGAAACTTGTGGAGAAGCACCTACATATCCTTCCTTGAATCAACCGGAAGGCACACATTATGCAGTTCTATGCGGAAGGGAAACCGTCCAGATTGTGCCGGATAGCAGAAGAAGTTTATCAGTCGCAGATGGCGTGCAAGTTGCGGAGCGATTGGGAACGGAATACCGGATGACGCCGTTCTTTGTGGAATTCCATGCAGAAGGGTACCGCTGTGTTTTATTCCAAAACGGCCGGTTGCTTATTCATGGGTTGAAAGATATGAAGCAAGGACGGAAACTGTATCATCAATTTTTTGGGTGATAGGGGGTATATGGCATGTCGAATCTTTCGGACAAGGAAAAGAAGAAATCAATCGCCATCGCCGTCTTGACGGTGAGCGATACGCGGGATAAGGATACGGATAAGAGTGGTGGGACGATCATTCGGATGGCGGAGGAAGCTGGTCACCATATTGCAGATTATCGGATTTGTCCCGATGAGCCGGCAAAGATAGCCGGAAACGTGGGAGAGTGGATTATCACTTCCGCCGTCGAGGCCATCATCATAACGGGCGGTTCAGGAATCGGCTTGCGTGATGTGACGATTGAAACGGTGACGCCGTATTTTACGAAGAAGATTGATGGATTCGGAGAGTTGTTCAGGTTCTTGAGTTATACGGAAGATGTTGGATCGAAGGCGTTGCTGAGCCGGGCAACTGCGGGGTCGATCGATGAACAGGTGTTATTCGCATTGCCGGGGTCATCGAAAGCGGTGAAGCTGGCGATGGAAAAACTGATCCTCCCGGAGCTTCATCATATCGTACATGAACTGACGAAGCATCGGAAGTGATCGCGAAGGAATGGACCTTGAACGCTGAAGAATGGGCCCTTGCCGGAAAGAATGGACCTTGAACGCTGAAGAATGAGCCCTTGTCAGAAAGAATGGACCTTATACGCTGAAGAATGGGCCCTTGTCGGAAAGAATGGACCTTGAACATGGAAGAATGAGCCCTTGTCGGGAAGAATGGACCTTAAACACGAAAGAATGGGTCCTAGTCAGAAAGAATGGACCAAGAGTTCTCGTTTACGTACTAGGAGTTCTCGTTCAACACTGAAGAGCTCTCGTTTTCGCGGAAGGAGTTCTCGTTCCAGCGTATCAAGTTCTCGTTTAACATAGAAGACTTCTCGTTCAACGTCAAAGAGTTCTCATTCACTTGCCGTACGTTCAAAATCGCCGTTTTTCCCGCCGGTCTTTTTCAGCAGCATTGTCGGGCCGATGACCATCTCCTTGCCTGCCGCTTTGCACATATCGTAAATTGTGAGGGCTGCAGCGGAAGCAGCGGTCAACGCTTCCATTTCGACGCCGGTGAGACCTTTCGTTTTCACTTCGGCTTCGATGAGCACCTCGTAATGCTGCTCAGATTCATCAATCTGCCATTCGAAGCGGACATCGACGCCAGTCAGGGCAAGTGGGTGACACATTGGAATGATGGATGATGTGTTTTTTGCAGCCATGACTGCAGCGACTTGCGCGACGGCGAAGACATCACCTTTTTTATTGGTGCCTTCCGTAATTTGCGAGTGGATCAATTCATTTACAATGATCGAAGAAGCAGCGACCGCGGTTCTCGTCGTCACCGCCTTGTCGGAAACGTCGACCATCTTGGCACGTCCCTGTTCGTTGAAGTGTGTCAATTCAGACATTGGATTCATTCCCTTCAAACATAGTACATTTTAGTATATCAGAAGATAGGAGAGTGTTCACAATGGTGGAAATGAGAAAACCGATTCCCGTGGCGGAGGCTGTCAGGCTTGTAATGGAGCACGCAACGCCTTTAGGAACGGAAATGATTGGACTTGAAGGAGCTTACGGAAGAGTCCTTGCCGAGCCAATTATCGCTAAACACGATGTACCTCCTTTTGACCGATCACCTTATGATGGGTTTGCAATCCGGTCGCTCGATTCAGAAGGGGCGGCCGGCGATAACCGGGTGCCTTTTTCAGTCATCGGCGAAATCGGTGCCGGATACGTCGGAGACAAGCCGATCGGTGAAAAGGAAGCATATCGGATCATGACAGGCGCGCAAATTCCGGAAAACGCGGATGCGGTCGTCATGCTCGAGCAGACAGTCGAAACGGACAGTGGTTTCACATTGCGGAAGCCGTTTGAGGCAGGCGAAAACATCTCGTATAAAGGCGAGGATGCGAAGGAAGGGGAGCTGCTTATCGAAGCGGGCTCACTCATCCATCCTGGCACAGTCGCATTGCTTGCGACGTTCGGCTATGCGGAAGTAAAAGTTGCGAAACGTCCGGTCGCCGGTATTTTATCGACAGGGACGGAACTGCTCGATGTGGCGGATGAACTCGTGCCGGGCAAAATCCGGAACTCGAACGGCCCGATGATCCGCGCACAATTGAAGCGGATGGGCATCGACTATAAGTCGTACGGGATGGCGGCGGATGACTTGGATGCCTGCACATCGATTGTCGAGAAAGCGATTGCGGAGACGGATCTCCTTATAACGACAGGTGGCGTGTCTGTCGGTGATTATGATTATTTGCCTGTCATTTACGAGCGGCTTGGCGCGAAGGTTTTATTCAACAAAGTGGCGATGCGACCAGGCAGTGTGACGACCGTTGCTCAGCTTGGAAATAAACTATTATTCGGCCTCTCTGGAAATCCATCCGCCTGCTTCACAGGGTTTGAGCTATTTACAAGGCCGGCGATCCTTGCGATGATGGGGGGAACAGCCCCTTATATGCCAAGGATGACGGCGAAATTGGGGGAGGACTTCACGAAGCCAAATCCATTTACGCGCTTCATCCGCGCCACTTGGACATTCACCGAGGGTGGAATTGAAGCAGTGCCAGCGGGTTTTAATAAATCAAACGCAGTCTCTTCAATTGCAAGAGGGAATTGCCTGATTGTACTACCAAGCGGAACGAGGGGCTTTGTCCAGGGGGATGAAGTCGATATCCTGTTGGTCGGTAGCGAGCAAGGCGTCAGCGAGTGGACATTGTGAAAACGCTTCATGTCGTCGGCTATAAAAATAGCGGCAAGACGACGTTGGTTGCAAGATGGATCGGTTTATTGAAGAAGAACGGTTTGTCGGTCTCCGTTCTGAAGCATCATGGGCATGGCGGAAAACCGGACATGAGCGAAGCCTCGACCGATACGTCGCAATTTTTGGCGAATGGGGCAGATGCAACACTTGTATCGGGTGGCGGCACGATTCAATTAATCTGGAATGAAGAGCCTGAGTTTGCTAGGCTGAAAGAAATGGCTTCGATCGGCAATCCGGATGTTTTATTAATTGAAGGGTATAAAGGAGAAACAGGGGATAAAGTCGTTTTGCTGAGAGATTTGGAAGACTGGCATACATTGCGTCAGTTGGAAGATAAGTTGCTCGTTATCGGGTGTCCAGAAATTGAGATGGAATTTCCTCATATACATTCGCGCGAGGAAACGGAGCAAATCGACGAATGGTTTGTAAAGTGGATTGGAAGGGGAGATGGCGATGAAACAATATGAAATTGTGGAAACACCGATAGAAGTTCAAAAATACATGGATTATGTGCTTCATCCTTCAGCAGGCGCTGTCACGGTCTTTACCGGTAATGTTCGGGAGTGGACGCACGGCGTGAAGACGCTTTACCTTTCGTACGAAGCCTATGTCCCGATGGCGGAAAAGAAAATGGCGGAAATTGGAGCGGAAATGGAAGCGAAATGGCCGGGTGTACGCGTTGCGATCGCCCATCGGATCGGGGAACTGCAAATATCGGATATCGCAGTCGTCATCGCCGTCTCTTCTCCACACCGGAAAGCGGCTTACGAGGCGAATGAATATGCAATAGACCGGATTAAAGAAGTGGTGCCCATCTGGAAGAAGGAAATTTGGGAAGACGGGGAAGAGTGGATCGGTGCTCAGAAGAAATATCCTGCAAAGGGGGTTGAACAGGCATGATCAAAGTGAATTATTTTGCAAGATTGCGTGAGTTGACTGGAAAAGGGGAAGAGACGCTTAACCGCGATTCAATGACGGTCGCTGAACTGCTGAATTGGGCGGAGGAATCGTACCCTGGATTCGGTGCGGATAATGTCCAAGTGGCGGTGAATGAAGAATACGCATTGAAAGATGACGTCATCGAGTCAGGGGATGTTTGTGCTTTCATTCCTCCTGTGAGCGGTGGCTGATGAAAACCGCGGGGATTATACTTGCAGGTGGATTGTCGAGTCGATTCGGGTCCCCTAAGGCTTTTGCCGAATGGGAGGAGCACCCTTTCTATGAATTGTCATTGGCTGCTTTATCTCCATATTGTGAGGAATGTATTGTTGTGACACGTCCTGAGTTGGTGGAACGATTTCCTGAAGATTTGCTTGTGATAACCGACCTTGAACCGTTTGCGGGGCAAGGTCCGATTGCGGGGATATTGTCGGGGATGGAAAAATTGTGTGCAGAACGCTATATCGTGCTGCCTTGTGATATGCCGTTCATGACTGCGGATGTGGTCGAACGGTTGCTCGAATGCCATACTTCCGGCGTGACCGCCGTCGTCTTGGAGGGGAAATATCATCCACTCGTATCAGTCTGGGATGCCGATGCACTCCCGGATTTGCGTGAAGCGCTTGAAAACGGGAAGCGCCGGGTCATGGATGTTCAGGATAAACATGGAGTCCGATGGATTGAAGGCGAACTGTTAACGGAAGATGACGCCCGCCGGATATTCATGAATGCGAACACTCCAGATGTCCTGGAAAGGAGCTGACGAAGATGAATCCGATTGTAGATAAATTAGGCCGCCCGATTCGGGACTTGCGGATTTCTGTGACCGATCGTTGTAATTTCCGGTGCACCTATTGCATGCCGAAGGAGATTTTCGGTGATGATTATGTGTTTTTGCCGAAAAATAAGCTTTTGTCATTTGAGGAAATGGAGCGGTTCGCCCGCCTTTTTGCATCTATTGGCGTGAAGAAGCTTCGCCTGACGGGCGGCGAACCTTTAATGCGACGTGGTCTACCCGACTTAATTGTGAAGCTGACAAAGATCGAAGGAATCGAGGACATCGGACTGACGACGAACGGCGTGCTGCTCGGGCAATATGCACAACCGCTGTATGACGCAGGCCTCCGTCGTTTGAATATGAGCCTTGATGCGATGGATCCGGAGCTGTTTGGGAAAATGAACGGTCGCGGAATTAAGCCAGAACTCATTTTGAAGAATATCGATCGAGCAAAGAACATCGGTTTCACGATCAAAATGAATATGGTCGTACAAAAAGGTGTGAATGAAAGCGAAATTCTCCCGATGGCGGCGTATTTTAAGGAACGCGGCATCACATTGCGTTTCATCGAATTCATGGACGTTGGCAATGACAATGGTTGGAGTTTCGAGAAAGTCGTGACGAAGAAAGAGATCTATGAAATGCTTCGCGCGGAATATGAGATGGAGCCGGCCGAAGAGGAGTACTACGGCGAAGTGGCGAAGCGGTATAGATATGTAGACAACGGTGCGGAAGTCGGTTTCATCACATCGGTTTCGGAATCGTTCTGCTCAACTTGCACAAGGGCGAGGCTTTCATCTGATGGAAAGCTGTACACTTGCTTGTTCGCTTCTTCCGGATTCGATTTAAGGAAATTGATCCGCAGCGGCATGTCGGATGAAGAGCTACTTGACGCCATTAGTGGTGTGTGGGGACGCCGTGCCGACCGGTATTCCGACGAGCGGACGGAGCAGACGGTGAAAAACCGGAAGAAGATTAATATGAGTTATATTGGTGGATGATTGTAGTGACGCCCTACAGCCTTTTTGGCTTGCAGGGCGTTTTTTTGTCGTTGCGGGAGTGGTTCTTAAGTCATGAAATGACCATATATCTTGGGAAATGATCGATATAAGTCGAGAAATAATCGATATATCCACCCAATTGATCGATAAGTGTTGGGAAATGATTGATATACACTGGGAAATGAGCGATAACTTTTCCAGACGACAATTTCGCGATGACAATGACGTTCGAGAGCAAGAACGGGGGAGTTCGAAGGTCATGAAATGACGATAACTTTGTGAAAATGACCGATAAGTCGGCTGAAGTGATCGATAAAAACTTTGAAGTGACCGATATCTACCGTGAATTGACCGATAACACCGCTCAAATGACCGATAACTTGATATAAGGCAGAAAAAGAACCGACAGAATTGTGCTAAAATAGAATAAAAGTGAAACGGGAGGGGCTGGAATGAAGCCGAGTGTGTTTATTACAAGAAAGCTGCCGGAAGAAATCGTTGCGCCGCTTAAAGAGAAATTCACTGTCCGGATGTGGGATTCGGAAGAGGTGGCGGTGACAAAGGCTGTATTGCGGGAAGAGATTGCGCAAGTCGACGCGCTTTGGACGATGCTGTCTGATACGATCGACCGTGAATTGTTGGAAAGCGCGACAAACTTAAAAGTGATTTCCAATATGGCGGTCGGCTATAACAATATCGATACAGAAGCGGCGAAGGAGAAGGGCATCGTTGTGACGAATACGCCCGATGTGTTGACGGAAACGACCGCGGACCTTGCATTCGGGTTACTGCTCGCCACGGCGCGCCGCTTCAATACAGCAGAAAAGGAATTGCGGCAAGGCGGATGGCTTTCGTGGACGCCGATGGGTTTCACCGGAATGGATGCACACGGGACAACAATTGGCATAATCGGCATGGGCCGGATCGGCGAGGCGGTTGCGCGCAGAGCTAAGGGGTTCAACATGGATGTGCTCTACCATA
The sequence above is drawn from the Sporosarcina luteola genome and encodes:
- a CDS encoding nitrate/nitrite transporter produces the protein MNKKIQLPLQTANLVVGFMVWVLISSLLPFISEDIAIPPERLAIVTAVPVVLGSILRIPLGYYANIFGARIIFMISFILLLFPVFYISETTSFAGLIIGGTFLGIGGAVFSVGVTSLPKYYAKEKHGLVNGIYGMGNIGTAVSTFAAPVIATQIGWSMTVKLYLVLLLIFAALNFIFGDKHEAKIKTPIVEQIKGVYKNEKLWFFSLFYFITFGSFVAFTVFLPNFLVTYFGLEKVDAGMRTAGFIVVATLLRPVGGWLADKFQPLFLLMGAFAGLTLAAIVLAFSPGIELYTVGSILIAAMAGIGNGVIFKLVPFYFNKQAGIVNGIVSMMGGLGGFFPPLLLATIHSITGSYSIGFMAFSQVALVSLVLVVWLYYMDRVSLAKEVFDSTGQGILVTNPKGTILSVNPAFTKLTGYTEEEVIGSNPNVLSSGRQSKQFYTTMWSIIGEEGSWQGEIWNKRKDGTEYLELLTINAVKNNSGEVERYVGTFSDITPQREGARSH
- a CDS encoding ThiF family adenylyltransferase, with translation MGTRYSRQTLFKPIGEEGQERLKKAHVLVIGCGALGSPISETLVRAGVGKLTIADRDYVEMSNLQRQQLFTEQDALDGVPKVVAAERRLKEIRQDVDIRTVLDHVDAALLEELAEEADLIMDATDNFETRLLMNDVAWKKGIPWIHGACVGSSGTVFPFIPGRSACFRCLLPVLPSVNETCDTAGIIAPAVQIVAARQSAEALKWLTGNRDAMMTKLLHVDVWNNTQAEAGISRIRNAHCETCGEAPTYPSLNQPEGTHYAVLCGRETVQIVPDSRRSLSVADGVQVAERLGTEYRMTPFFVEFHAEGYRCVLFQNGRLLIHGLKDMKQGRKLYHQFFG
- a CDS encoding MogA/MoaB family molybdenum cofactor biosynthesis protein is translated as MSNLSDKEKKKSIAIAVLTVSDTRDKDTDKSGGTIIRMAEEAGHHIADYRICPDEPAKIAGNVGEWIITSAVEAIIITGGSGIGLRDVTIETVTPYFTKKIDGFGELFRFLSYTEDVGSKALLSRATAGSIDEQVLFALPGSSKAVKLAMEKLILPELHHIVHELTKHRK
- the moaC gene encoding cyclic pyranopterin monophosphate synthase MoaC — its product is MSELTHFNEQGRAKMVDVSDKAVTTRTAVAASSIIVNELIHSQITEGTNKKGDVFAVAQVAAVMAAKNTSSIIPMCHPLALTGVDVRFEWQIDESEQHYEVLIEAEVKTKGLTGVEMEALTAASAAALTIYDMCKAAGKEMVIGPTMLLKKTGGKNGDFERTASE
- a CDS encoding molybdopterin molybdotransferase MoeA, producing MVEMRKPIPVAEAVRLVMEHATPLGTEMIGLEGAYGRVLAEPIIAKHDVPPFDRSPYDGFAIRSLDSEGAAGDNRVPFSVIGEIGAGYVGDKPIGEKEAYRIMTGAQIPENADAVVMLEQTVETDSGFTLRKPFEAGENISYKGEDAKEGELLIEAGSLIHPGTVALLATFGYAEVKVAKRPVAGILSTGTELLDVADELVPGKIRNSNGPMIRAQLKRMGIDYKSYGMAADDLDACTSIVEKAIAETDLLITTGGVSVGDYDYLPVIYERLGAKVLFNKVAMRPGSVTTVAQLGNKLLFGLSGNPSACFTGFELFTRPAILAMMGGTAPYMPRMTAKLGEDFTKPNPFTRFIRATWTFTEGGIEAVPAGFNKSNAVSSIARGNCLIVLPSGTRGFVQGDEVDILLVGSEQGVSEWTL
- the mobB gene encoding molybdopterin-guanine dinucleotide biosynthesis protein B, with the translated sequence MDIVKTLHVVGYKNSGKTTLVARWIGLLKKNGLSVSVLKHHGHGGKPDMSEASTDTSQFLANGADATLVSGGGTIQLIWNEEPEFARLKEMASIGNPDVLLIEGYKGETGDKVVLLRDLEDWHTLRQLEDKLLVIGCPEIEMEFPHIHSREETEQIDEWFVKWIGRGDGDETI
- a CDS encoding molybdenum cofactor biosynthesis protein MoaE, which produces MKQYEIVETPIEVQKYMDYVLHPSAGAVTVFTGNVREWTHGVKTLYLSYEAYVPMAEKKMAEIGAEMEAKWPGVRVAIAHRIGELQISDIAVVIAVSSPHRKAAYEANEYAIDRIKEVVPIWKKEIWEDGEEWIGAQKKYPAKGVEQA
- the moaD gene encoding molybdopterin converting factor subunit 1, which encodes MIKVNYFARLRELTGKGEETLNRDSMTVAELLNWAEESYPGFGADNVQVAVNEEYALKDDVIESGDVCAFIPPVSGG
- the mobA gene encoding molybdenum cofactor guanylyltransferase, producing MKTAGIILAGGLSSRFGSPKAFAEWEEHPFYELSLAALSPYCEECIVVTRPELVERFPEDLLVITDLEPFAGQGPIAGILSGMEKLCAERYIVLPCDMPFMTADVVERLLECHTSGVTAVVLEGKYHPLVSVWDADALPDLREALENGKRRVMDVQDKHGVRWIEGELLTEDDARRIFMNANTPDVLERS
- the moaA gene encoding GTP 3',8-cyclase MoaA; the protein is MNPIVDKLGRPIRDLRISVTDRCNFRCTYCMPKEIFGDDYVFLPKNKLLSFEEMERFARLFASIGVKKLRLTGGEPLMRRGLPDLIVKLTKIEGIEDIGLTTNGVLLGQYAQPLYDAGLRRLNMSLDAMDPELFGKMNGRGIKPELILKNIDRAKNIGFTIKMNMVVQKGVNESEILPMAAYFKERGITLRFIEFMDVGNDNGWSFEKVVTKKEIYEMLRAEYEMEPAEEEYYGEVAKRYRYVDNGAEVGFITSVSESFCSTCTRARLSSDGKLYTCLFASSGFDLRKLIRSGMSDEELLDAISGVWGRRADRYSDERTEQTVKNRKKINMSYIGG
- a CDS encoding 2-hydroxyacid dehydrogenase translates to MKPSVFITRKLPEEIVAPLKEKFTVRMWDSEEVAVTKAVLREEIAQVDALWTMLSDTIDRELLESATNLKVISNMAVGYNNIDTEAAKEKGIVVTNTPDVLTETTADLAFGLLLATARRFNTAEKELRQGGWLSWTPMGFTGMDAHGTTIGIIGMGRIGEAVARRAKGFNMDVLYHNRSRKPEAEKEYQAEFAELDDLLQRADHVVILAPFTEETKGMIGERELALMKKTATLISVSRGGIVDEVALYDALKNETIFGAGLDVFETEPVPIRHPLLTLPNVTAVPHIGSASVKTRLTMMKLNVNAITDVLEGREPTNRVL